Proteins encoded by one window of Cannabis sativa cultivar Pink pepper isolate KNU-18-1 chromosome 4, ASM2916894v1, whole genome shotgun sequence:
- the LOC115712936 gene encoding uncharacterized protein LOC115712936 isoform X1: MYADREDAENRRSIKDRLNGSFRDFGSSWSIRANKTRECRIVIPFCRQRQDDKWEHDLYEDNEAQVSNRQIDSRDLRLKLQRKNQQASVSGRGSHSGVRDLREKLSGSMDPQPVNYDPHKPSLEAAKPTRRSVAVAVAPENRKVANSAAKKKAPQKASTSVDGFLFLYLILFCQFLCANATLRSAIGEEEFSEELLLRPLPDRKILAHFHFGISAPPISSNGHHHHLFPKAISQLVKKFQLKEMELSFTQGRWNYESWGGFDPIPSNNAKPPGVELWAVFDVPQHQVDASWKNLTHALSGLFCASINFLESSTSYSAPQWGFRSASGSLRYGTLPREAVCTENLTPWLKLLPCRDKAGLAALMDRPSIYKGFYHSQRLHLTSNEFDSNGVDSGILLEQTLTVVLQPHERRTLITSQETKPQPSWSLTTIFGREVNGRCVLAKSSNVYLQLDGGLVAELDKLPKENEISVADDIVYEGLRSSPGFQLSVKPDRVLEEVVGSYKSNPSLLYVYSVEKYSESEPFDLGLTWKLPVVWSCQQAPLHASRFLMGSGNERGAIAISFKPTGLNGNLLHFDTTKESCKLQVKIFQVVPWYIKVYYHTLQVFVDEQPQTVSDSVEKMHVSPSEDKVSPGSMEMLLKLPCAMKSAVVTLEFDKGFLHIDEYPPDANQGFDIPSALVSYPDFQASIHYIEDKSLETLPILAKLQENSTVLSYTEVLLVPLTTPDFSMPYNVITITCTVFALYFGSLLNVLRRRVAEEERFLKNKDSKKASPISRFLSKLSSKITGRPLKTAESPSTKSSFFSSKLILKIILVAGIAVVWKFYLE, from the exons ATGTATGCTGATCGAGAGGACGCTGAGAATAGGAGGTCGATAAAGGACCGTCTTAATGGTAGCTTTAGAGATTTCGGGTCAAGTTGGTCTATTCGAGCCAATAAGACTAGAGAATGTCGAA TTGTTATTCCCTTTTGCAGACAAAGGCAAGATGACAAATGGGAACATGATCTTTATGAGGATAATGAAGCTCAAGTTTCAA ATCGCCAAATTGATTCTCGAGATCTTCGTTTGAAGCTCCAAAGGAAAAATCAACAAGCATCTGTAAGTGGAAGAGGGTCTCATTCAGGCGTGAGAGATCTTCGTGAAAAGCTTTCTGGTAGTATGGATCCACAGCCTGTGAATTACGATCCACATAAGCCTTCACTGGAGGCCGCCAAGCCAACCAGGAGAAGTGTTGCTGTTGCAGTTGCACCGGAGAATAGAAAGGTTGCCAATTCAGCTGCTAAGAAGAAGGCCCCACAAAAG GCAAGTACATCAGTGGATGGCTTTCTCTTTCTTTATCTAATACTCTTTTGTCAATTCTTGTGTGCCAATGCGACCCTCCGATCCGCCATCGGAGAAGAAGAATTCTCCGAGGAGTTGCTGCTGAGACCTTTACCAGATCGAAAGATTCTTGCCCACTTCCATTTCGGAATTAGTGCTCCGCCAATCAGCTCCAATGGCCACCACCACCATCTGTTCCCCAAAGCTATATCTCAGCTG GTTAAGAAATTTCAACTTAAGGAAATGGAATTGTCTTTCACACAAGGTCGCTGGAACTATGAAAGCTGGGGTGGTTTTGACCCCATACCAAGCAATAATGCCAAACCTCCTGGAGTTGAGTTATGGGCTGTCTTTGATGTTCCTCAACATCAAGTTGATGCTTCATGGAAGAATCTAACTCATGCTCTTTCTGGTCTGTTTTGTGCTTCCATCAACTTTTTAGAATCTTCAACCTCTTATTCTGCTCCTCAATGGGGATTTCGGTCGGCTTCAGGGAGTCTGAGATACGGTACTTTGCCAAGGGAGGCTGTTTGTACTGAGAATCTTACACCTTGGCTCAAGCTTCTTCCTTGTCGAGACAAAGCTGGGCTTGCTGCATTAATGGATAGACCGTCTATTTACAAAGGATTTTATCATTCGCAGCGTTTGCATTTGACCTCAAATGAATTTGATTCGAATGGTGTAGATTCAGGCATCCTACTTGAGCAAACACTTACAGTTGTTCTGCAGCCTCATGAGAGGAGAACCCTTATAACTTCCCAGGAAACAAAACCGCAACCAAGTTGGTCTTTGACTACAATTTTTGGGAGGGAAGTCAATGGAAGATGTGTTCTTGCTAAGTCCAGTAATGTATATCTTCAACTTGATGGGGGTCTAGTTGCTGAACTGGATAAGCTTCCGAAAGAAAATGAAATTTCTGTTGCTGATGATATAGTTTATGAAGGTTTGAGGAGTAGTCCTGGATTTCAATTGTCTGTGAAGCCTGACAGGGTACTGGAGGAAGTTGTTGGCTCCTATAAGAGTAACCCTTCACTTCTGTATGTATATTCGGTTGAGAAGTATAGCGAATCAGAGCCATTTGATTTGGGCCTAACATGGAAGCTTCCTGTTGTTTGGTCATGTCAGCAAGCACCATTACATGCTAGTAGATTCTTAATGGGAAGTGGGAATGAAAGGGGTGCTATTGCTATATCCTTCAAACCCACTGGATTGAATGGGAATCTATTGCATTTCGATACAACAAAAGAGAGTTGCAAATTGCAGGTTAAGATTTTCCAAGTAGTGccttggtatatcaaggtgtatTATCATACACTACAAGTATTTGTTGATGAACAACCACAAACAGTTTCAGATTCTGTTGAGAAGATGCACGTTTCGCCTTCTGAAGACAAGGTGTCACCTGGGTCGATGGAGATGTTACTAAAGCTCCCTTGTGCCATGAAATCAGCTGTTGTAACTCTAGAATTCGATAAG GGatttttgcatattgatgaataTCCACCAGATGCTAATCAGGGATTCGATATCCCGTCGGCCCTAGTAAGCTATCCAGATTTCCAAGCAAGCATACACTACATTGAAGATAAATCTTTGGAGACCTTACCTATTTTAGCAAAACTTCAG GAAAACAGTACTGTTCTGTCTTACACAGAAGTATTACTTGTCCCTTTAACCACTCCAGATTTTAGCATGCCATACAATGTCATCACCATTACATGCACAGTTTTCGCCTTATATTTTGGATCTTTACTAAATGTACTCCGTCGTCGCGTTGCTGAAGAAGAGAGATTTTTAAAGAACAAAG ATTCGAAGAAAGCCAGCCCCATATCTCGGTTCTTATCAAAGTTGTCTTCCAAGATTACAGGAAGACCGTTAAAAACAGCAGAGTCACCTTCCACAAAATCGTCTTTCTTCAGTTCAAAGCTCATACTCAAAATTATATTAGTGGCTGGAATTGCTGTTGTTTGGAAATTCTATTTGGAATGA
- the LOC115712936 gene encoding uncharacterized protein LOC115712936 isoform X3, which yields MYADREDAENRRSIKDRLNGSFRDFGSSWSIRANKTRECRIVIPFCRQRQDDKWEHDLYEDNEAQVSNRQIDSRDLRLKLQRKNQQASVSGRGSHSGVRDLREKLSGSMDPQPVNYDPHKPSLEAAKPTRRSVANSAAKKKAPQKASTSVDGFLFLYLILFCQFLCANATLRSAIGEEEFSEELLLRPLPDRKILAHFHFGISAPPISSNGHHHHLFPKAISQLVKKFQLKEMELSFTQGRWNYESWGGFDPIPSNNAKPPGVELWAVFDVPQHQVDASWKNLTHALSGLFCASINFLESSTSYSAPQWGFRSASGSLRYGTLPREAVCTENLTPWLKLLPCRDKAGLAALMDRPSIYKGFYHSQRLHLTSNEFDSNGVDSGILLEQTLTVVLQPHERRTLITSQETKPQPSWSLTTIFGREVNGRCVLAKSSNVYLQLDGGLVAELDKLPKENEISVADDIVYEGLRSSPGFQLSVKPDRVLEEVVGSYKSNPSLLYVYSVEKYSESEPFDLGLTWKLPVVWSCQQAPLHASRFLMGSGNERGAIAISFKPTGLNGNLLHFDTTKESCKLQVKIFQVVPWYIKVYYHTLQVFVDEQPQTVSDSVEKMHVSPSEDKVSPGSMEMLLKLPCAMKSAVVTLEFDKGFLHIDEYPPDANQGFDIPSALVSYPDFQASIHYIEDKSLETLPILAKLQENSTVLSYTEVLLVPLTTPDFSMPYNVITITCTVFALYFGSLLNVLRRRVAEEERFLKNKDSKKASPISRFLSKLSSKITGRPLKTAESPSTKSSFFSSKLILKIILVAGIAVVWKFYLE from the exons ATGTATGCTGATCGAGAGGACGCTGAGAATAGGAGGTCGATAAAGGACCGTCTTAATGGTAGCTTTAGAGATTTCGGGTCAAGTTGGTCTATTCGAGCCAATAAGACTAGAGAATGTCGAA TTGTTATTCCCTTTTGCAGACAAAGGCAAGATGACAAATGGGAACATGATCTTTATGAGGATAATGAAGCTCAAGTTTCAA ATCGCCAAATTGATTCTCGAGATCTTCGTTTGAAGCTCCAAAGGAAAAATCAACAAGCATCTGTAAGTGGAAGAGGGTCTCATTCAGGCGTGAGAGATCTTCGTGAAAAGCTTTCTGGTAGTATGGATCCACAGCCTGTGAATTACGATCCACATAAGCCTTCACTGGAGGCCGCCAAGCCAACCAGGAGAAGT GTTGCCAATTCAGCTGCTAAGAAGAAGGCCCCACAAAAG GCAAGTACATCAGTGGATGGCTTTCTCTTTCTTTATCTAATACTCTTTTGTCAATTCTTGTGTGCCAATGCGACCCTCCGATCCGCCATCGGAGAAGAAGAATTCTCCGAGGAGTTGCTGCTGAGACCTTTACCAGATCGAAAGATTCTTGCCCACTTCCATTTCGGAATTAGTGCTCCGCCAATCAGCTCCAATGGCCACCACCACCATCTGTTCCCCAAAGCTATATCTCAGCTG GTTAAGAAATTTCAACTTAAGGAAATGGAATTGTCTTTCACACAAGGTCGCTGGAACTATGAAAGCTGGGGTGGTTTTGACCCCATACCAAGCAATAATGCCAAACCTCCTGGAGTTGAGTTATGGGCTGTCTTTGATGTTCCTCAACATCAAGTTGATGCTTCATGGAAGAATCTAACTCATGCTCTTTCTGGTCTGTTTTGTGCTTCCATCAACTTTTTAGAATCTTCAACCTCTTATTCTGCTCCTCAATGGGGATTTCGGTCGGCTTCAGGGAGTCTGAGATACGGTACTTTGCCAAGGGAGGCTGTTTGTACTGAGAATCTTACACCTTGGCTCAAGCTTCTTCCTTGTCGAGACAAAGCTGGGCTTGCTGCATTAATGGATAGACCGTCTATTTACAAAGGATTTTATCATTCGCAGCGTTTGCATTTGACCTCAAATGAATTTGATTCGAATGGTGTAGATTCAGGCATCCTACTTGAGCAAACACTTACAGTTGTTCTGCAGCCTCATGAGAGGAGAACCCTTATAACTTCCCAGGAAACAAAACCGCAACCAAGTTGGTCTTTGACTACAATTTTTGGGAGGGAAGTCAATGGAAGATGTGTTCTTGCTAAGTCCAGTAATGTATATCTTCAACTTGATGGGGGTCTAGTTGCTGAACTGGATAAGCTTCCGAAAGAAAATGAAATTTCTGTTGCTGATGATATAGTTTATGAAGGTTTGAGGAGTAGTCCTGGATTTCAATTGTCTGTGAAGCCTGACAGGGTACTGGAGGAAGTTGTTGGCTCCTATAAGAGTAACCCTTCACTTCTGTATGTATATTCGGTTGAGAAGTATAGCGAATCAGAGCCATTTGATTTGGGCCTAACATGGAAGCTTCCTGTTGTTTGGTCATGTCAGCAAGCACCATTACATGCTAGTAGATTCTTAATGGGAAGTGGGAATGAAAGGGGTGCTATTGCTATATCCTTCAAACCCACTGGATTGAATGGGAATCTATTGCATTTCGATACAACAAAAGAGAGTTGCAAATTGCAGGTTAAGATTTTCCAAGTAGTGccttggtatatcaaggtgtatTATCATACACTACAAGTATTTGTTGATGAACAACCACAAACAGTTTCAGATTCTGTTGAGAAGATGCACGTTTCGCCTTCTGAAGACAAGGTGTCACCTGGGTCGATGGAGATGTTACTAAAGCTCCCTTGTGCCATGAAATCAGCTGTTGTAACTCTAGAATTCGATAAG GGatttttgcatattgatgaataTCCACCAGATGCTAATCAGGGATTCGATATCCCGTCGGCCCTAGTAAGCTATCCAGATTTCCAAGCAAGCATACACTACATTGAAGATAAATCTTTGGAGACCTTACCTATTTTAGCAAAACTTCAG GAAAACAGTACTGTTCTGTCTTACACAGAAGTATTACTTGTCCCTTTAACCACTCCAGATTTTAGCATGCCATACAATGTCATCACCATTACATGCACAGTTTTCGCCTTATATTTTGGATCTTTACTAAATGTACTCCGTCGTCGCGTTGCTGAAGAAGAGAGATTTTTAAAGAACAAAG ATTCGAAGAAAGCCAGCCCCATATCTCGGTTCTTATCAAAGTTGTCTTCCAAGATTACAGGAAGACCGTTAAAAACAGCAGAGTCACCTTCCACAAAATCGTCTTTCTTCAGTTCAAAGCTCATACTCAAAATTATATTAGTGGCTGGAATTGCTGTTGTTTGGAAATTCTATTTGGAATGA
- the LOC115712936 gene encoding uncharacterized protein LOC115712936 isoform X2, whose translation MVALEISGQVGLFEPIRLENVEVLISLEMLCLFAFDILRKQRQDDKWEHDLYEDNEAQVSNRQIDSRDLRLKLQRKNQQASVSGRGSHSGVRDLREKLSGSMDPQPVNYDPHKPSLEAAKPTRRSVAVAVAPENRKVANSAAKKKAPQKASTSVDGFLFLYLILFCQFLCANATLRSAIGEEEFSEELLLRPLPDRKILAHFHFGISAPPISSNGHHHHLFPKAISQLVKKFQLKEMELSFTQGRWNYESWGGFDPIPSNNAKPPGVELWAVFDVPQHQVDASWKNLTHALSGLFCASINFLESSTSYSAPQWGFRSASGSLRYGTLPREAVCTENLTPWLKLLPCRDKAGLAALMDRPSIYKGFYHSQRLHLTSNEFDSNGVDSGILLEQTLTVVLQPHERRTLITSQETKPQPSWSLTTIFGREVNGRCVLAKSSNVYLQLDGGLVAELDKLPKENEISVADDIVYEGLRSSPGFQLSVKPDRVLEEVVGSYKSNPSLLYVYSVEKYSESEPFDLGLTWKLPVVWSCQQAPLHASRFLMGSGNERGAIAISFKPTGLNGNLLHFDTTKESCKLQVKIFQVVPWYIKVYYHTLQVFVDEQPQTVSDSVEKMHVSPSEDKVSPGSMEMLLKLPCAMKSAVVTLEFDKGFLHIDEYPPDANQGFDIPSALVSYPDFQASIHYIEDKSLETLPILAKLQENSTVLSYTEVLLVPLTTPDFSMPYNVITITCTVFALYFGSLLNVLRRRVAEEERFLKNKDSKKASPISRFLSKLSSKITGRPLKTAESPSTKSSFFSSKLILKIILVAGIAVVWKFYLE comes from the exons ATGGTAGCTTTAGAGATTTCGGGTCAAGTTGGTCTATTCGAGCCAATAAGACTAGAGAATGTCGAAGTACTAATTTCCCTTGAAATGCTTTGTTTATTTGCatttgatattttgaggaa ACAAAGGCAAGATGACAAATGGGAACATGATCTTTATGAGGATAATGAAGCTCAAGTTTCAA ATCGCCAAATTGATTCTCGAGATCTTCGTTTGAAGCTCCAAAGGAAAAATCAACAAGCATCTGTAAGTGGAAGAGGGTCTCATTCAGGCGTGAGAGATCTTCGTGAAAAGCTTTCTGGTAGTATGGATCCACAGCCTGTGAATTACGATCCACATAAGCCTTCACTGGAGGCCGCCAAGCCAACCAGGAGAAGTGTTGCTGTTGCAGTTGCACCGGAGAATAGAAAGGTTGCCAATTCAGCTGCTAAGAAGAAGGCCCCACAAAAG GCAAGTACATCAGTGGATGGCTTTCTCTTTCTTTATCTAATACTCTTTTGTCAATTCTTGTGTGCCAATGCGACCCTCCGATCCGCCATCGGAGAAGAAGAATTCTCCGAGGAGTTGCTGCTGAGACCTTTACCAGATCGAAAGATTCTTGCCCACTTCCATTTCGGAATTAGTGCTCCGCCAATCAGCTCCAATGGCCACCACCACCATCTGTTCCCCAAAGCTATATCTCAGCTG GTTAAGAAATTTCAACTTAAGGAAATGGAATTGTCTTTCACACAAGGTCGCTGGAACTATGAAAGCTGGGGTGGTTTTGACCCCATACCAAGCAATAATGCCAAACCTCCTGGAGTTGAGTTATGGGCTGTCTTTGATGTTCCTCAACATCAAGTTGATGCTTCATGGAAGAATCTAACTCATGCTCTTTCTGGTCTGTTTTGTGCTTCCATCAACTTTTTAGAATCTTCAACCTCTTATTCTGCTCCTCAATGGGGATTTCGGTCGGCTTCAGGGAGTCTGAGATACGGTACTTTGCCAAGGGAGGCTGTTTGTACTGAGAATCTTACACCTTGGCTCAAGCTTCTTCCTTGTCGAGACAAAGCTGGGCTTGCTGCATTAATGGATAGACCGTCTATTTACAAAGGATTTTATCATTCGCAGCGTTTGCATTTGACCTCAAATGAATTTGATTCGAATGGTGTAGATTCAGGCATCCTACTTGAGCAAACACTTACAGTTGTTCTGCAGCCTCATGAGAGGAGAACCCTTATAACTTCCCAGGAAACAAAACCGCAACCAAGTTGGTCTTTGACTACAATTTTTGGGAGGGAAGTCAATGGAAGATGTGTTCTTGCTAAGTCCAGTAATGTATATCTTCAACTTGATGGGGGTCTAGTTGCTGAACTGGATAAGCTTCCGAAAGAAAATGAAATTTCTGTTGCTGATGATATAGTTTATGAAGGTTTGAGGAGTAGTCCTGGATTTCAATTGTCTGTGAAGCCTGACAGGGTACTGGAGGAAGTTGTTGGCTCCTATAAGAGTAACCCTTCACTTCTGTATGTATATTCGGTTGAGAAGTATAGCGAATCAGAGCCATTTGATTTGGGCCTAACATGGAAGCTTCCTGTTGTTTGGTCATGTCAGCAAGCACCATTACATGCTAGTAGATTCTTAATGGGAAGTGGGAATGAAAGGGGTGCTATTGCTATATCCTTCAAACCCACTGGATTGAATGGGAATCTATTGCATTTCGATACAACAAAAGAGAGTTGCAAATTGCAGGTTAAGATTTTCCAAGTAGTGccttggtatatcaaggtgtatTATCATACACTACAAGTATTTGTTGATGAACAACCACAAACAGTTTCAGATTCTGTTGAGAAGATGCACGTTTCGCCTTCTGAAGACAAGGTGTCACCTGGGTCGATGGAGATGTTACTAAAGCTCCCTTGTGCCATGAAATCAGCTGTTGTAACTCTAGAATTCGATAAG GGatttttgcatattgatgaataTCCACCAGATGCTAATCAGGGATTCGATATCCCGTCGGCCCTAGTAAGCTATCCAGATTTCCAAGCAAGCATACACTACATTGAAGATAAATCTTTGGAGACCTTACCTATTTTAGCAAAACTTCAG GAAAACAGTACTGTTCTGTCTTACACAGAAGTATTACTTGTCCCTTTAACCACTCCAGATTTTAGCATGCCATACAATGTCATCACCATTACATGCACAGTTTTCGCCTTATATTTTGGATCTTTACTAAATGTACTCCGTCGTCGCGTTGCTGAAGAAGAGAGATTTTTAAAGAACAAAG ATTCGAAGAAAGCCAGCCCCATATCTCGGTTCTTATCAAAGTTGTCTTCCAAGATTACAGGAAGACCGTTAAAAACAGCAGAGTCACCTTCCACAAAATCGTCTTTCTTCAGTTCAAAGCTCATACTCAAAATTATATTAGTGGCTGGAATTGCTGTTGTTTGGAAATTCTATTTGGAATGA
- the LOC115712936 gene encoding uncharacterized protein LOC115712936 isoform X4: MSKQRQDDKWEHDLYEDNEAQVSNRQIDSRDLRLKLQRKNQQASVSGRGSHSGVRDLREKLSGSMDPQPVNYDPHKPSLEAAKPTRRSVAVAVAPENRKVANSAAKKKAPQKASTSVDGFLFLYLILFCQFLCANATLRSAIGEEEFSEELLLRPLPDRKILAHFHFGISAPPISSNGHHHHLFPKAISQLVKKFQLKEMELSFTQGRWNYESWGGFDPIPSNNAKPPGVELWAVFDVPQHQVDASWKNLTHALSGLFCASINFLESSTSYSAPQWGFRSASGSLRYGTLPREAVCTENLTPWLKLLPCRDKAGLAALMDRPSIYKGFYHSQRLHLTSNEFDSNGVDSGILLEQTLTVVLQPHERRTLITSQETKPQPSWSLTTIFGREVNGRCVLAKSSNVYLQLDGGLVAELDKLPKENEISVADDIVYEGLRSSPGFQLSVKPDRVLEEVVGSYKSNPSLLYVYSVEKYSESEPFDLGLTWKLPVVWSCQQAPLHASRFLMGSGNERGAIAISFKPTGLNGNLLHFDTTKESCKLQVKIFQVVPWYIKVYYHTLQVFVDEQPQTVSDSVEKMHVSPSEDKVSPGSMEMLLKLPCAMKSAVVTLEFDKGFLHIDEYPPDANQGFDIPSALVSYPDFQASIHYIEDKSLETLPILAKLQENSTVLSYTEVLLVPLTTPDFSMPYNVITITCTVFALYFGSLLNVLRRRVAEEERFLKNKDSKKASPISRFLSKLSSKITGRPLKTAESPSTKSSFFSSKLILKIILVAGIAVVWKFYLE, from the exons ATGTCGAA ACAAAGGCAAGATGACAAATGGGAACATGATCTTTATGAGGATAATGAAGCTCAAGTTTCAA ATCGCCAAATTGATTCTCGAGATCTTCGTTTGAAGCTCCAAAGGAAAAATCAACAAGCATCTGTAAGTGGAAGAGGGTCTCATTCAGGCGTGAGAGATCTTCGTGAAAAGCTTTCTGGTAGTATGGATCCACAGCCTGTGAATTACGATCCACATAAGCCTTCACTGGAGGCCGCCAAGCCAACCAGGAGAAGTGTTGCTGTTGCAGTTGCACCGGAGAATAGAAAGGTTGCCAATTCAGCTGCTAAGAAGAAGGCCCCACAAAAG GCAAGTACATCAGTGGATGGCTTTCTCTTTCTTTATCTAATACTCTTTTGTCAATTCTTGTGTGCCAATGCGACCCTCCGATCCGCCATCGGAGAAGAAGAATTCTCCGAGGAGTTGCTGCTGAGACCTTTACCAGATCGAAAGATTCTTGCCCACTTCCATTTCGGAATTAGTGCTCCGCCAATCAGCTCCAATGGCCACCACCACCATCTGTTCCCCAAAGCTATATCTCAGCTG GTTAAGAAATTTCAACTTAAGGAAATGGAATTGTCTTTCACACAAGGTCGCTGGAACTATGAAAGCTGGGGTGGTTTTGACCCCATACCAAGCAATAATGCCAAACCTCCTGGAGTTGAGTTATGGGCTGTCTTTGATGTTCCTCAACATCAAGTTGATGCTTCATGGAAGAATCTAACTCATGCTCTTTCTGGTCTGTTTTGTGCTTCCATCAACTTTTTAGAATCTTCAACCTCTTATTCTGCTCCTCAATGGGGATTTCGGTCGGCTTCAGGGAGTCTGAGATACGGTACTTTGCCAAGGGAGGCTGTTTGTACTGAGAATCTTACACCTTGGCTCAAGCTTCTTCCTTGTCGAGACAAAGCTGGGCTTGCTGCATTAATGGATAGACCGTCTATTTACAAAGGATTTTATCATTCGCAGCGTTTGCATTTGACCTCAAATGAATTTGATTCGAATGGTGTAGATTCAGGCATCCTACTTGAGCAAACACTTACAGTTGTTCTGCAGCCTCATGAGAGGAGAACCCTTATAACTTCCCAGGAAACAAAACCGCAACCAAGTTGGTCTTTGACTACAATTTTTGGGAGGGAAGTCAATGGAAGATGTGTTCTTGCTAAGTCCAGTAATGTATATCTTCAACTTGATGGGGGTCTAGTTGCTGAACTGGATAAGCTTCCGAAAGAAAATGAAATTTCTGTTGCTGATGATATAGTTTATGAAGGTTTGAGGAGTAGTCCTGGATTTCAATTGTCTGTGAAGCCTGACAGGGTACTGGAGGAAGTTGTTGGCTCCTATAAGAGTAACCCTTCACTTCTGTATGTATATTCGGTTGAGAAGTATAGCGAATCAGAGCCATTTGATTTGGGCCTAACATGGAAGCTTCCTGTTGTTTGGTCATGTCAGCAAGCACCATTACATGCTAGTAGATTCTTAATGGGAAGTGGGAATGAAAGGGGTGCTATTGCTATATCCTTCAAACCCACTGGATTGAATGGGAATCTATTGCATTTCGATACAACAAAAGAGAGTTGCAAATTGCAGGTTAAGATTTTCCAAGTAGTGccttggtatatcaaggtgtatTATCATACACTACAAGTATTTGTTGATGAACAACCACAAACAGTTTCAGATTCTGTTGAGAAGATGCACGTTTCGCCTTCTGAAGACAAGGTGTCACCTGGGTCGATGGAGATGTTACTAAAGCTCCCTTGTGCCATGAAATCAGCTGTTGTAACTCTAGAATTCGATAAG GGatttttgcatattgatgaataTCCACCAGATGCTAATCAGGGATTCGATATCCCGTCGGCCCTAGTAAGCTATCCAGATTTCCAAGCAAGCATACACTACATTGAAGATAAATCTTTGGAGACCTTACCTATTTTAGCAAAACTTCAG GAAAACAGTACTGTTCTGTCTTACACAGAAGTATTACTTGTCCCTTTAACCACTCCAGATTTTAGCATGCCATACAATGTCATCACCATTACATGCACAGTTTTCGCCTTATATTTTGGATCTTTACTAAATGTACTCCGTCGTCGCGTTGCTGAAGAAGAGAGATTTTTAAAGAACAAAG ATTCGAAGAAAGCCAGCCCCATATCTCGGTTCTTATCAAAGTTGTCTTCCAAGATTACAGGAAGACCGTTAAAAACAGCAGAGTCACCTTCCACAAAATCGTCTTTCTTCAGTTCAAAGCTCATACTCAAAATTATATTAGTGGCTGGAATTGCTGTTGTTTGGAAATTCTATTTGGAATGA